In Desulfomonile tiedjei DSM 6799, a genomic segment contains:
- the rimP gene encoding ribosome maturation factor RimP, whose protein sequence is MKVDRELITALWAMIEPLLDPEGIELVEVEFKLEAGRWVLRLYIDAPGGVTLDDCQAVSRQVSALLDVKDPIEQAYVLEVSSPGINRVLRKLQDFSRFAGSPVRLKTRAKVQGRRNFKGMLQGVENSKIVLTLEGNRIEIDPEELETARLDLPEKELFRNDLRRRSASGD, encoded by the coding sequence ATGAAAGTAGATCGGGAACTTATTACCGCATTGTGGGCAATGATAGAACCCTTGCTGGATCCGGAAGGAATAGAGCTGGTAGAAGTCGAATTCAAGCTCGAAGCCGGACGTTGGGTCCTAAGACTGTATATCGATGCTCCAGGTGGAGTGACATTGGATGATTGTCAGGCCGTCAGCAGGCAGGTGAGCGCTTTGTTGGATGTGAAGGATCCGATAGAACAGGCATACGTATTAGAAGTTTCTTCTCCGGGAATTAATAGGGTTTTGAGGAAGTTGCAGGATTTCAGCCGGTTCGCCGGTTCGCCGGTTCGACTGAAGACTCGTGCCAAAGTCCAGGGCAGACGAAACTTTAAAGGAATGCTTCAGGGCGTGGAGAATTCTAAGATAGTGCTTACATTGGAAGGCAACAGAATTGAAATCGATCCGGAGGAACTGGAAACAGCCCGCCTGGATCTTCCGGAAAAAGAACTTTTTCGTAATGACTTAAGGAGACGATCGGCATCGGGGGATTGA
- the nusA gene encoding transcription termination factor NusA: MNLNRMIDQVAKEKGIPRDTLVEALEAALVSAARKKYGNRVELEAQFSDETGEVEVFLFKDVVEQVEDTTTEIDLDTARRELDPEAEIGDQLGVKMETESFGRIAAQTAKQVIIQKVKDAERENIYTEYKDRKNDIVTGIVQRFEKRNIVVNLGRAEAVLPFNEQIPTESYRQGDRIRALILDVRRTQKDPQIVLSRSNPAFLVKLFEQEVPEIAEGIVRIMCAAREPSQRAKIGVRSSDADVDPVGACVGMKGSRVQAVVQELRGEKIDIIPWHDDPAHFVCNALQPAEISKVIIDQATGTMEVIVADDQLSLAIGKKGQNVRLAAKLTGWKIDVRSESKEEKITGESFERLLAIDGMDEETATILFDNGYRNPEDIARATLAELTSFMGITQERGVALLQGALRYLANPPEELEADQSEIETESSDEEVEVSGQTETESVVELRAGHQEA, translated from the coding sequence ATGAATTTGAACCGCATGATAGACCAGGTTGCAAAAGAAAAAGGAATACCGAGAGATACTCTGGTTGAGGCGCTCGAAGCCGCACTGGTCTCAGCAGCACGCAAGAAATACGGAAACAGAGTTGAGCTGGAAGCTCAGTTCAGTGACGAGACCGGCGAAGTAGAGGTCTTCCTCTTCAAAGATGTCGTGGAGCAGGTTGAAGACACCACAACGGAGATCGATCTGGATACTGCCCGGCGTGAATTGGATCCCGAAGCGGAAATCGGCGACCAGCTCGGCGTGAAAATGGAAACGGAAAGCTTCGGACGAATTGCAGCACAGACGGCCAAGCAGGTCATTATCCAAAAAGTGAAAGATGCCGAACGAGAAAACATCTACACGGAATACAAAGACCGGAAGAATGATATCGTTACCGGGATAGTGCAACGGTTCGAGAAGCGGAACATTGTCGTCAATCTGGGACGAGCCGAGGCTGTGTTGCCGTTTAACGAGCAGATCCCTACCGAATCCTATCGACAGGGTGACAGGATTCGGGCACTCATATTGGATGTGCGGAGAACTCAAAAAGACCCCCAAATCGTGCTCTCAAGATCGAATCCTGCATTCCTCGTCAAGCTATTTGAACAGGAAGTACCGGAAATAGCCGAAGGTATTGTCCGCATTATGTGTGCGGCGAGGGAACCCAGTCAAAGAGCCAAAATTGGTGTCAGATCCTCCGATGCCGATGTCGATCCGGTAGGTGCCTGCGTAGGTATGAAAGGTTCGCGAGTTCAGGCGGTTGTCCAGGAACTCAGGGGCGAAAAGATAGATATTATTCCATGGCACGACGATCCTGCTCACTTCGTCTGCAATGCATTGCAGCCCGCCGAGATCTCGAAGGTCATAATCGATCAAGCCACCGGCACCATGGAAGTAATCGTTGCCGACGATCAACTTTCGCTGGCCATCGGAAAGAAAGGCCAGAACGTCAGGTTGGCTGCAAAACTGACCGGCTGGAAAATAGACGTCAGGAGTGAATCCAAAGAAGAGAAAATTACCGGAGAATCGTTTGAACGATTGTTGGCAATTGACGGAATGGACGAGGAAACTGCGACCATACTGTTTGACAATGGATATCGCAATCCTGAGGACATAGCACGGGCCACACTCGCAGAGCTGACGAGCTTCATGGGAATCACTCAGGAAAGAGGAGTAGCCCTTCTTCAGGGTGCTCTGAGATATCTCGCCAACCCACCTGAGGAACTGGAAGCCGATCAATCAGAGATTGAAACTGAATCTTCGGATGAGGAAGTTGAAGTTTCCGGCCAGACTGAGACGGAATCCGTGGTGGAACTGAGAGCCGGTCATCAGGAAGCCTGA
- a CDS encoding YlxR family protein, protein MERGHIPVRRCIGCGRRRPAREMIRLTAIDDSVVSRTTKGKTPGRGCYACPEEKCLEKALQKARLEKALRRKITTVPSKEGLLTGLKEGMT, encoded by the coding sequence ATGGAAAGAGGACATATTCCCGTTAGACGCTGCATTGGGTGTGGACGACGACGACCGGCCCGGGAGATGATTCGTTTGACGGCAATAGATGACAGCGTAGTAAGTAGAACGACAAAGGGAAAAACTCCGGGAAGAGGCTGTTACGCCTGTCCCGAAGAAAAATGTTTGGAAAAGGCCCTACAAAAGGCCCGTCTCGAAAAGGCGCTACGTCGTAAAATAACGACTGTCCCGTCGAAGGAAGGACTGCTTACAGGGCTCAAAGAGGGGATGACTTAA
- the infB gene encoding translation initiation factor IF-2 has product MTVFTVDDLARDLKVRNEDLLRELVTMGYEVEGPESSLETDDPAALRAQLVTILPQREVVEKRIKPTVIRRRAKPTPFSERETQSHQEYVAHVDSETVQEPESEGFPETPEPPSSPREPLRKPLKKMRKPEPARIIEMAPRPEPPKPVEPEIPQQIPPKLEVVPSPELERPVIAQPEPEPQQEVAEEPAPSVAQVEPISTPEPAPEPAAAQGPAPVTAEAPGTAVPEQPAGEERRGFDDRHPRKKKKKEKRMQPAQIIGKVELKKEPPKEPERVERVVEQPPAPKPAYVPPPVAPRRVEQPQITQFVPDAVSEEVKRKKKKKDRETREVPDERFDESKIRRRKEVVLKNDLYDEKVRAGRIRGKGRKAKPRKTEITVPKAIKRRIKIPALVTVSNLAHKMSVKAADVIRHLLTLGVHASINENVDYDTATLVASEFGFEVESAEQSEQDLLPTVRLDRAEEMVSRPPVITVMGHVDHGKTSLLDAIRETHVIDQEAGGITQHIGAYKVKVPKGELVFLDTPGHEAFTAMRARGAQVTDFVVLVVAADDGVKDQTIEAINHSRAANVPIIVAVNKIDKPEADPEKVIRELSQHELIPESWGGDTLFAYVSAKFHQGIDEFLDLILLQAEMMELKARPDKRGIGAVIEARLDKGKGPVATVLVREGTLKLGDAFVAGIHYGKVRAMLDHEGKPVEEAGPATPVEVQGFAGVPEAGDVFLVVDEERIARQIGEHRQQKIREHEAAIVSPASVDELLARMQEQPVKEVNIIVKGDVQGSVEALKEALSGIPSQEVKVKIIHSGVGAVTESDVMLASASKALIIGFNVRPTPKAAQVAEQEKVDIRVYSIIYEAIENVRKAMEGMLAPIERENIMGRAEVRQTFSVPKVGMVAGCHVVSGKIERSNQVRLLRDNVMVYQGKIVSMKRFKDDIKEAQEGYECGIVLENYRDVKVGDVIEAFTIEQESAKLTP; this is encoded by the coding sequence ATGACAGTTTTTACCGTTGATGACCTGGCCCGAGATCTGAAGGTCAGAAACGAAGACCTGCTCAGGGAACTCGTTACCATGGGCTATGAGGTTGAAGGACCTGAAAGCTCGTTGGAAACCGACGATCCTGCTGCATTGCGCGCGCAACTGGTGACAATTTTACCTCAACGGGAGGTTGTGGAAAAACGTATTAAACCTACCGTAATTAGGCGCCGCGCAAAACCTACCCCGTTTTCAGAGAGAGAAACGCAGTCGCACCAGGAGTATGTAGCTCACGTCGATTCGGAAACGGTTCAAGAACCGGAGTCCGAAGGGTTCCCTGAAACACCGGAACCACCATCTTCCCCGCGCGAACCACTTAGAAAGCCACTGAAAAAAATGAGAAAACCTGAACCGGCTAGAATTATCGAGATGGCGCCAAGGCCTGAACCACCCAAACCGGTGGAACCCGAGATTCCTCAGCAGATACCTCCGAAACTCGAAGTCGTCCCCTCCCCTGAGCTCGAGAGGCCCGTCATCGCTCAACCTGAACCCGAGCCTCAACAGGAAGTCGCCGAAGAGCCGGCTCCATCGGTTGCTCAGGTAGAGCCGATTTCGACGCCGGAACCTGCGCCTGAACCTGCTGCAGCCCAAGGGCCGGCACCCGTCACGGCAGAGGCACCCGGTACAGCAGTACCTGAACAACCTGCAGGCGAGGAAAGACGCGGCTTCGATGATAGACATCCGCGAAAAAAGAAGAAAAAAGAAAAGCGGATGCAGCCGGCACAGATTATCGGCAAAGTGGAACTCAAGAAAGAACCGCCCAAAGAACCGGAAAGGGTCGAGCGTGTAGTAGAGCAGCCCCCCGCTCCCAAACCTGCGTACGTTCCTCCGCCCGTCGCCCCGAGAAGAGTAGAGCAGCCGCAGATTACTCAGTTCGTGCCGGATGCTGTTTCGGAAGAAGTGAAACGCAAGAAAAAGAAGAAGGACCGAGAGACCCGAGAGGTTCCGGACGAACGATTCGATGAATCAAAAATCCGGCGTCGCAAAGAAGTGGTCCTCAAGAACGACCTCTACGATGAAAAAGTGCGGGCCGGCCGCATTCGGGGCAAAGGGAGGAAAGCCAAGCCTCGCAAGACAGAGATTACGGTTCCCAAGGCAATCAAGCGCCGGATAAAAATCCCTGCGTTGGTCACCGTTTCCAATTTGGCCCACAAAATGAGTGTCAAGGCTGCAGACGTGATTCGACATCTGCTGACACTCGGTGTACATGCATCGATAAATGAAAACGTCGACTATGATACTGCAACGCTCGTCGCCTCCGAATTCGGATTCGAGGTGGAATCCGCCGAACAGAGCGAGCAGGATCTGCTTCCCACCGTCCGACTGGATCGGGCAGAGGAAATGGTCTCGAGACCTCCGGTAATAACAGTCATGGGACACGTCGACCACGGAAAAACATCCCTCTTGGATGCAATCCGGGAAACCCATGTTATCGATCAGGAAGCTGGCGGAATAACTCAGCATATTGGTGCATATAAGGTCAAGGTGCCTAAGGGCGAGTTGGTATTCCTGGACACTCCCGGACACGAAGCGTTTACTGCGATGCGTGCAAGGGGTGCTCAGGTAACGGACTTCGTCGTCCTGGTGGTGGCTGCCGACGATGGTGTCAAGGACCAAACGATAGAGGCCATCAACCACTCCCGTGCCGCCAATGTTCCCATTATTGTGGCAGTCAACAAAATAGACAAACCCGAAGCCGACCCGGAGAAAGTAATTCGGGAACTCAGCCAGCATGAACTGATCCCCGAATCCTGGGGAGGAGACACCCTTTTTGCATACGTAAGTGCCAAATTCCATCAGGGTATTGACGAATTTCTGGATCTCATTCTGCTTCAGGCAGAGATGATGGAACTGAAAGCAAGGCCTGACAAGAGAGGAATCGGTGCCGTCATCGAGGCCCGCCTCGATAAAGGAAAGGGTCCGGTAGCCACGGTCCTGGTGAGGGAAGGGACCTTGAAACTCGGGGATGCGTTTGTCGCTGGTATCCACTATGGCAAAGTGCGAGCTATGCTCGACCACGAAGGCAAACCGGTGGAAGAAGCCGGTCCTGCCACTCCTGTGGAAGTGCAAGGATTCGCCGGAGTTCCCGAAGCAGGCGATGTGTTCCTGGTGGTGGATGAAGAGCGAATTGCTCGACAGATCGGGGAACATCGTCAGCAGAAAATACGTGAACACGAGGCGGCAATAGTCAGTCCCGCATCGGTTGACGAACTCCTGGCGAGAATGCAGGAGCAGCCGGTAAAGGAAGTCAACATCATCGTGAAAGGTGATGTGCAAGGTTCCGTGGAAGCCCTCAAAGAGGCACTCTCCGGAATTCCTTCCCAGGAAGTCAAAGTGAAGATCATACACAGCGGAGTCGGCGCGGTTACAGAATCCGATGTCATGCTCGCAAGCGCTTCCAAGGCTCTGATTATCGGATTTAACGTGAGGCCCACTCCCAAGGCCGCTCAAGTTGCTGAGCAGGAAAAAGTCGATATTCGAGTCTATTCCATCATCTACGAAGCCATCGAGAATGTCCGGAAGGCTATGGAGGGCATGCTCGCACCGATTGAAAGAGAAAACATTATGGGACGTGCGGAGGTTCGACAGACCTTCAGTGTTCCCAAGGTCGGTATGGTTGCGGGATGCCATGTTGTTTCCGGGAAGATCGAAAGATCGAATCAGGTTCGCTTGCTCAGAGACAACGTGATGGTATATCAGGGCAAGATCGTGTCCATGAAGCGCTTTAAGGATGACATCAAGGAAGCCCAGGAAGGATACGAATGCGGTATCGTCCTGGAGAATTATCGGGACGTCAAGGTCGGCGACGTCATAGAGGCGTTCACAATCGAACAGGAATCCGCAAAACTGACTCCGTAA
- a CDS encoding DUF503 domain-containing protein: MVDQQKAPLFLVRGHGIRMVVGIGVIELMVHNSSSLKAKRQVVKSILGKVRSKFDVSIAEVADQDKWQRCTIGFSVVTNDSGYAHTMLETIINYVESLYLAEIVDSRIEIVHY, from the coding sequence GTGGTCGATCAACAAAAAGCACCTCTCTTTCTGGTGAGAGGACACGGCATTCGCATGGTTGTTGGTATAGGCGTCATCGAGTTGATGGTTCACAATTCGTCCTCGCTGAAAGCTAAAAGACAGGTGGTTAAGAGCATACTCGGAAAGGTTCGTAGTAAATTCGACGTATCCATTGCTGAAGTTGCGGATCAAGACAAGTGGCAACGGTGTACCATCGGATTCTCGGTTGTCACCAATGACAGTGGGTACGCTCACACTATGCTCGAGACCATTATCAACTATGTGGAAAGCCTTTACTTGGCCGAAATAGTAGACTCCCGCATAGAGATCGTCCATTACTAG
- the rbfA gene encoding 30S ribosome-binding factor RbfA, translated as MANFRKNRVAELLRQAISDIVILRIKDPRVQGITITEVQMSADLKSARVYFSSLTDGKTETHLQGLNAAEGFIRRQLRQELDLKYIPELAFFYDTSFDNFHRINRILKEIGPKDDDES; from the coding sequence ATGGCAAATTTCCGAAAAAATCGAGTAGCTGAACTCCTGCGCCAAGCCATCTCCGATATTGTGATTCTCAGGATAAAGGATCCTCGAGTCCAGGGAATTACCATAACGGAAGTGCAAATGAGCGCAGATCTTAAGTCTGCAAGAGTTTACTTCAGCAGTCTAACGGATGGTAAAACCGAGACTCACCTTCAGGGGCTGAATGCGGCTGAAGGATTCATACGGCGTCAGCTCCGTCAGGAACTGGACCTCAAGTATATTCCCGAGCTGGCGTTTTTCTATGATACTTCTTTCGATAATTTTCATCGGATTAATAGGATATTGAAGGAAATCGGTCCCAAAGATGATGATGAATCCTGA
- a CDS encoding DHH family phosphoesterase, giving the protein MMMNPDIPVLLKNEDRFVVVSHTNPDGDAIGSLLGMYLALKEMGKIVWALTDKEFPHLYGFLPGIADVLTEPSSIQSPNWIVVLDVADKPRIAGDISGFQKNAKLINIDHHPTNPAFGDVNFIDTSATSTAELVFRVLKGAGYALSTNVGKCLYTGLVTDTGCFRFSGVNSDTMRIAAEMLDTGFESYEITRRMFEEFPLARLHLERLVLDRAEVLIGGRLVLSVLKTDDFTRLGADMSDAENLVNRLREYQGVQAAILITDMENGLVRVSLRSKDSVDVSAIAQTLGGGGHKYAAGIKSKLPVNELKERLVHAVSDAFEHANSQ; this is encoded by the coding sequence ATGATGATGAATCCTGATATTCCCGTGCTGCTCAAGAATGAAGACCGTTTTGTGGTGGTCTCTCATACAAATCCGGACGGAGACGCAATAGGCTCCCTCCTGGGGATGTACCTGGCCCTCAAGGAAATGGGCAAAATCGTCTGGGCGCTGACTGACAAGGAATTTCCGCACTTGTACGGCTTTCTCCCTGGAATCGCGGATGTTCTTACCGAGCCATCGAGTATACAGTCGCCGAATTGGATCGTGGTTCTGGATGTCGCAGACAAGCCTCGTATTGCAGGGGACATTTCTGGATTTCAGAAAAACGCGAAACTGATCAATATCGACCATCATCCGACCAATCCGGCCTTTGGAGATGTTAACTTCATCGATACTTCAGCAACATCGACTGCGGAGCTGGTATTCAGAGTACTCAAAGGTGCCGGGTACGCGTTGAGTACGAATGTAGGAAAATGTCTCTATACGGGCCTCGTAACGGATACCGGCTGTTTCCGATTTTCCGGCGTGAACAGTGATACTATGCGAATAGCAGCGGAGATGCTCGACACGGGATTTGAATCCTACGAGATTACCCGCCGAATGTTTGAGGAGTTCCCCCTCGCGAGACTTCATCTGGAGCGCCTCGTGTTGGACAGAGCAGAGGTTCTGATTGGTGGACGGCTTGTCCTCAGCGTTTTGAAAACAGACGATTTCACGAGGCTTGGAGCTGACATGTCCGATGCCGAGAATCTGGTGAACCGCCTGAGAGAGTACCAAGGGGTACAGGCTGCGATTCTCATCACGGATATGGAAAACGGACTGGTACGAGTGAGTCTGCGATCGAAGGATTCGGTGGATGTTTCAGCAATCGCGCAAACCCTCGGCGGTGGCGGCCATAAATATGCTGCTGGCATTAAATCAAAGCTTCCTGTGAACGAGCTCAAGGAAAGACTGGTCCATGCAGTGAGTGATGCATTCGAGCACGCGAACTCTCAGTAA
- the glgP gene encoding alpha-glucan family phosphorylase — MGLKKYVVVPPMEGALEILREIAGNMWFSWNIEAVDLFDHLDERLWEGTNHNPLQTLVKLSSHRLGEIQQDVGYKAYAERVLQRFRSYVRSTRSYEYRLEEPIDFTTAYFSLEFGVTESLPVYSGGLGLLAGDHLKSASDLNLPLVGIGLMYQEGYFRQSLSPEGWQQEYYPRTAFDTLPIEKQTDAAGNTLIISVELAGEPLWFRVLRVMVGRVPLYLLDADISENSPHMRSVTARLYGGDMEMRIRQEILLGIGGTKALKAMGIEPATYHLNEGHAAFTLFERMRYFIQEEGLSLEEAKEMVTSQSILTIHTPVPAGNDVFDRGLMEKYFKKPVEDLGMNFDSFLGLGRRRPQDYSEGFCMPVLGLRMTTRANGVSRLHGRVTRDMWHEIWPNANMDEVPIFPITNGIHIPSYISGDLHKLCDRYLGPGWTEDPDNEKIWLRTDQIPDTELWRVHERCRARLVNFARKRLIKQYVHQGASAREIQSVENMLNPEALTICFARRFATYKRATLLFREPERLAAILGNPDKPVQLIFSGKAHPADDYGKELIRRIVQHMKEEPFLNRIVFIEDYDINVARYLVQGADIWLNTPRRPLEACGTSGMKAAANGALNVSILDGWWDEGFLGDNGWAIGSGEEYDNSVYQDDIESRALYDILEESVRPLFYDRGDDDLPRGWIRMMKRSIGTICPVFNSHRMVSDYIEKCYVPAARAYRELRMDNFAVLKEMVAWEKGLKSDWGKIRVKDVSIKNAFDALKGKMVEMVVRVDTAGHKPHEFKVELLHGPVDLWDNFKVRHVVRFQPDPSMQSNGDVLFTGQIELSDTGRYGYVVRITPDNPNMPLSRSLDLVHRS; from the coding sequence ATGGGTCTGAAGAAATACGTCGTCGTGCCTCCAATGGAAGGGGCGCTTGAAATTTTAAGAGAAATTGCGGGAAATATGTGGTTTTCCTGGAATATCGAGGCCGTGGATCTCTTCGATCACCTCGATGAGAGACTCTGGGAAGGAACAAATCACAATCCTCTGCAGACCCTTGTAAAATTATCCAGCCACCGGCTCGGCGAGATTCAACAGGATGTGGGATATAAAGCCTATGCGGAAAGGGTTTTGCAGCGATTTCGATCTTACGTGCGAAGCACTCGTTCCTATGAGTATCGCCTCGAAGAACCGATAGATTTCACAACCGCGTATTTTTCTCTCGAGTTCGGAGTGACGGAGAGCTTGCCTGTCTACTCCGGAGGCCTCGGACTTCTTGCCGGGGATCATCTTAAATCGGCAAGCGATCTCAACCTGCCGCTCGTCGGGATAGGGCTGATGTACCAGGAAGGTTATTTCCGCCAATCCCTGTCACCCGAAGGATGGCAGCAAGAATACTATCCCCGTACGGCGTTCGACACCCTACCCATAGAAAAACAAACTGACGCTGCGGGTAACACGCTGATCATCAGCGTGGAACTGGCTGGAGAACCACTATGGTTCCGGGTTCTGCGAGTAATGGTGGGCAGAGTGCCCCTTTATTTGCTCGATGCCGATATTTCTGAGAATTCGCCGCACATGAGGAGCGTCACAGCTCGCTTGTATGGTGGAGACATGGAAATGAGAATCCGCCAGGAAATACTCCTCGGAATCGGCGGGACAAAGGCTCTCAAGGCGATGGGAATAGAACCGGCCACATATCATCTGAATGAAGGACATGCAGCGTTTACCCTTTTTGAAAGAATGCGCTACTTCATCCAGGAAGAGGGTCTTTCTCTGGAAGAAGCAAAGGAGATGGTCACGAGCCAGAGCATTCTTACCATTCATACGCCTGTTCCTGCCGGCAATGACGTCTTCGATCGCGGACTTATGGAAAAGTACTTCAAGAAACCGGTGGAAGATCTCGGGATGAATTTCGATTCTTTTCTCGGACTGGGAAGAAGAAGGCCCCAGGATTATTCAGAAGGCTTTTGCATGCCTGTGCTTGGACTGCGTATGACTACCCGGGCAAATGGGGTGAGCCGCCTTCATGGCAGGGTCACGCGGGATATGTGGCATGAAATCTGGCCCAATGCAAATATGGACGAGGTCCCGATTTTCCCCATCACGAATGGAATTCATATTCCATCATACATTTCCGGCGATCTCCACAAGCTCTGTGACAGGTATCTCGGCCCGGGCTGGACTGAAGACCCGGACAACGAAAAAATATGGCTGCGAACCGATCAAATTCCAGATACAGAACTATGGCGCGTTCATGAACGATGCAGGGCGAGGCTGGTTAATTTTGCCAGAAAACGTTTGATCAAGCAGTATGTCCATCAGGGCGCATCGGCACGGGAAATTCAATCAGTCGAAAACATGCTGAATCCCGAAGCGCTCACCATCTGCTTTGCAAGAAGATTTGCCACATACAAGAGAGCTACGCTTCTGTTTCGTGAACCGGAGCGCTTGGCTGCCATTCTCGGAAACCCCGACAAGCCCGTGCAACTGATCTTTTCAGGGAAAGCCCATCCAGCAGACGATTACGGAAAAGAGCTTATCCGCAGGATCGTACAGCATATGAAGGAGGAGCCTTTCCTGAATCGCATCGTATTCATTGAGGATTATGATATCAACGTCGCTCGATATCTCGTTCAGGGAGCCGATATCTGGTTGAATACTCCGCGAAGGCCATTGGAGGCCTGCGGCACTTCAGGGATGAAAGCCGCTGCCAATGGGGCACTTAACGTAAGCATCCTTGACGGCTGGTGGGACGAGGGATTTCTCGGGGACAACGGCTGGGCAATCGGGTCCGGAGAGGAATACGACAATTCCGTGTATCAGGATGATATCGAGAGCCGCGCTCTTTACGATATTCTTGAAGAAAGCGTCAGACCTCTTTTCTACGATCGCGGCGATGACGATCTTCCACGTGGATGGATACGTATGATGAAGCGATCAATCGGAACCATCTGCCCTGTGTTCAATTCACATCGTATGGTCAGCGACTATATCGAGAAATGCTATGTTCCTGCGGCAAGAGCTTATCGGGAACTCCGAATGGATAACTTCGCGGTACTCAAGGAAATGGTGGCCTGGGAAAAAGGTCTGAAGTCAGATTGGGGCAAGATTCGTGTGAAAGACGTGAGCATTAAGAACGCATTTGATGCGCTCAAAGGAAAGATGGTTGAAATGGTGGTCCGGGTAGACACAGCCGGTCACAAGCCCCATGAATTCAAAGTGGAACTGCTCCACGGTCCGGTTGACCTCTGGGATAATTTCAAAGTGCGGCACGTTGTACGATTTCAGCCGGACCCGTCTATGCAGAGTAACGGGGACGTTCTCTTTACGGGACAGATAGAACTCAGCGATACAGGCCGGTACGGATATGTGGTAAGAATTACCCCCGATAACCCCAACATGCCTCTCTCCAGAAGCCTGGACCTGGTGCACCGGTCATAG
- a CDS encoding response regulator: protein MPKSEILQDKLILAVDDEEDVLDIIEEELSESANCTLHTATTFEKAQQYLVSYTYDLVILDIMGVRGFELLQIAHNAGFPTVMLTAHAFTPDALKKSIELGARAYLPKEKLGSLCPFLEDVLKLNYQSAWKKALDQVGSLFNKKFGSDWRKSENEFWQDFEKKLTVDEAAIIK from the coding sequence ATGCCCAAGTCTGAAATCTTACAAGACAAGCTGATCCTTGCGGTGGATGATGAGGAAGATGTCCTGGACATCATTGAAGAGGAACTTTCGGAATCCGCCAACTGCACGCTGCACACGGCTACAACGTTTGAGAAAGCCCAGCAGTATCTGGTTTCGTACACCTACGATCTTGTCATCCTCGACATTATGGGTGTGCGGGGGTTCGAGCTTCTCCAGATAGCTCACAATGCAGGATTCCCGACCGTAATGCTCACCGCGCACGCCTTCACTCCGGATGCCTTGAAAAAGTCGATAGAATTGGGCGCTCGGGCATATTTGCCCAAAGAGAAACTCGGATCTCTTTGTCCCTTCCTTGAGGATGTCCTCAAGCTGAATTACCAGTCTGCCTGGAAGAAAGCGTTGGACCAGGTAGGTAGTCTGTTCAACAAGAAATTTGGGTCAGACTGGAGAAAATCTGAGAATGAATTCTGGCAGGATTTCGAGAAGAAACTGACAGTGGACGAGGCCGCAATTATCAAGTAA